A genomic stretch from Setaria viridis chromosome 1, Setaria_viridis_v4.0, whole genome shotgun sequence includes:
- the LOC117851894 gene encoding uncharacterized protein, with product MAGLSLRCGDCGAQLRSVEEAQAHAEATNHANFVESTEAVLNLVCSDCGKPCRSQTEVDLHTKRTGHKNFADKTAEAAKPIDLEAPLKPASSSEDVDAPASASASEEPQEMVVPEVNKEMLADLEAMGFATARATRALHFSGNSTIEGAINWLSEHQEDADIDEMPLVPANSKTEDNKPSLTPEEMKIKAQELRERARKKKEEEERRMEREREKERIRIGKELLEAKRIEEQNERKRMIELRRLEKEEEKRAREKIRQKLEEDKAERRRKLGLPPEDPAASKPSAPPPVEEKKSALPVRPATKAEQMRDCLRNLKQQNKDDDAKVKRAFQTLLTYIGNVAKNPDEEKFRKIRLTNATFQERVGNLHGGIEFLELCGFEKLEGNEFLFLARDKVDKAILNTAGAELNSAITNPFFGVL from the exons atGGCGGGGCTGTCGCTGCGGTGCGGCGACTGCGGCGCGCAGCTGCGGAGCGTGGAGGAGGCGCAGGCGCACGCCGAGGCCACCAACCACGCCAACTTCGTCGAGTCCACCGAGGCAGTCCTCAACCTCGTCTGCTCCGACTGCGGCAAGCCATGCCGCTCCCAGACC GAGGTGGACCTTCACACCAAGCGCACGGGCCACAAGAATTTCGCGGACAAGACCGCCGAGGCGGCCAAGCCCATTGATCTCGAGGCGCCGCTGaagccggcctcctcctcggagGACGTCGACGccccggcctcggcctcggcaaGCGAGGAGCCTCAAG AGATGGTGGTGCCGGAGGTGAACAAGGAGATGCTCGCCGACCTGGAGGCCATGGGGTTTGCCACGGCGCGTGCCACTAGGGCACTTCATTTCTCCG GTAATAGCACCATCGAAGGTGCTATCAACTGGCTTTCTGAGCACCAGGAAGATGCAGATATTGACGAAATGCCTCTG GTACCAGCTAATTCAAAAACGGAGGATAACAAACCCAGCCTGACTCCTGAGGAAATGAAGATTAAAGCACAGGAGCTAAG GGAACGCGCTCgtaagaagaaagaggaagaagagagaagaatggaaagagaaagggagaag GAAAGAATACGAATTGGTAAAGAACTTCTTGAAGCCAAAAGAATTGAGGAACAGAATGAAAGGAAACG CATGATAGAGTTGCGAAGACTtgagaaagaagaggagaaaagaGCTAGAGAAAAAATCCGCCAGAAATTGGAAGAAGACAAG GCTGAAAGGAGAAGGAAACTAGGATTGCCACCAGAAGACCCAGCAGCTTCCAAACCAAGTGCACCCCCTCCTGTCGAAGAGAAgaag AGTGCATTGCCTGTCAGGCCAGCCACAAAGGCAGAGCAGATGAGGGATTGTCTACGAAATCTTAAGCAACAGAACAAG GATGACGATGCCAAAGTGAAGAGGGCATTTCAAACACTCCTTACTTATATTGGAAATGTTGCTAAAAATCCTGATGAGGAGAAATTCAGAAAGATCAGGCTCACCAATGCTACATTTCAG GAGAGGGTTGGAAATCTGCATGGGGGCATAGAGTTCCTTGAGCTCTGCGGATTCGAGAAACTTGAAGGCAATGAATTCTTGTTTCTGGCAAGGGACAAGGTCGATAAGGCCATCCTGAACACGGCTGGAGCCGAGCTGAATTCTGCAATCACCAATCCTTTCTTTGGAGTCCTTTGA
- the LOC117851903 gene encoding stearoyl-[acyl-carrier-protein] 9-desaturase 5, chloroplastic codes for MSLVMAAAAVLPSCGAFGAPTAAAAAAAATTPPCTWSRRRRRALSPVVAMASAAQVRAPNKKPFAPPREVRRPVTHSLPPQKREIFESLDPWAADNILPLLKPVESSWQPQDYLPDASSEAFVDEVRELRARAAEIPDDLLVCLVGDMVTEEALPTYQTMLNTLDGGVRDETGASPTSWAVWTRAWTAEENRHGDLMNKYLFLTGRVDMRQVEKTIQYLIASGMDPKTETNPYQGFIYTSFQERATFISHGNTARHARRHGDAALARACGAIAADERRHETAYERVVGKLFEVDPDYTARAFADMMRKKVAMPAHLMTDGRDEDLFARFSAVAQRLGVYTARDYADIIEFLVRRWGVADLTGLSGEGRRAQEFVCSLGPRFRRLEERAHHRAKEAQFAPFSWIYDRQVQL; via the exons ATGTCTctggtgatggcggcggcggcggtcctcCCTTCCTGCGGCGCGTTCGGtgccccgacggcggcggcggcggcggcggcggcgaccacgcCTCCTTGCAcgtggagcaggaggaggaggagggccttGTCCCCGGTGGTGGCCATGGCTTCGGCGGCCCA GGTGAGGGCTCCCAACAAGAAGCCCTTCGCCCCTCCCCGCGAGGTGCGGCGGCCGGTGACGCACTCTCTGCCGCCGCAGAAGCGTGAGATCTTCGAGTCGCTGGACCCGTGGGCGGCGGACAACATCCTGCCGCTGCTCAAGCCCGTGGAGAGCTCCTGGCAGCCGCAGGACTACCTGCCCGACGCGTCCTCCGAGGCGTTCGTCGACGAGGTCCGCGAGCTCCGGGCCCGCGCCGCGGAGATCCCAGACGACCTCCTGGTGTGCCTAGTCGGCGACATGGTCACCGAGGAGGCGCTCCCCACGTACCAGACCATGCTCAACAccctcgacggcggcgtccgcgacgAGACCGGCGCGAGCCCCACCAGCTGGGCCGTCTGGACCCGGGCCTGGACCGCCGAGGAGAACCGCCACGGCgacctcatgaacaagtacctcTTCCTCACCGGCAGGGTCGACATGCGCCAGGTCGAGAAGACCATCCAGTACCTCATCGCCTCAGGAATG GATCCGAAGACGGAGACGAACCCGTACCAGGGGTTCATCTACacgtcgttccaggagcgggcgACCTTCATCTCGCACGGCAACACGGCGCGGCAcgcgcggcggcacggcgacgcggcgctggcgcgggcctgcggcgccatcgccgccgacgaGAGGCGGCACGAGACGGCGTACGAGCGGGTCGTGGGGAAGCTCTTCGAGGTGGACCCGGACTACACGGCGCGGGCCTTCGCCGACATGATGCGCAAGAAGGTGGCCATGCCGGCGCACCTCATGACCGACGGCCGGGACGAGGACCTCTTCGCGCGGTTCAGCGCCGTCGCGCAGCGGCTCGGGGTGTACACGGCGAGGGACTACGCCGACATCATCGAGTTCCTCGTCCGGCGGTGGGGCGTCGCCGACCTCACGGGGCTCTCCGGGGAAGGGCGCCGCGCGCAGGAGTTCGTGTGCTCGCTGGGGCCAAGGTTCAGGAGGCTGGAGGAGAGGGCGCACCACAGGGCAAAGGAAGCGCAGTTCGCGCCATTCAGCTGGATCTACGACCGACAAGTTCAGCTCTGA